The Punica granatum isolate Tunisia-2019 chromosome 4, ASM765513v2, whole genome shotgun sequence genome has a window encoding:
- the LOC116203780 gene encoding probable disease resistance protein At1g61300 isoform X2 — protein MVEAAAAALAVEAYRDGRNLISYVTKKLDYADDLEKNYKRLTEEADKLFARRADVEAQVRKDMMKRITKECDAWISRVRVIEQEVLELENEFKKGTKRTWRKRRILSRSTLSRRMANKCEELHSLWAEGRVETDVVVEKPPEPVRVINSPRTENKPSLHWAIEEIRGHLRDRNVKRIGLWGTLGIGKTTIMHNLNNDEEIANMFDIVISVSVSEDNSIEKLQRAILRRLKLNVEGNNDQSEVAWRISKELENKRYLFLLDEVSETLELHRVGIPEDEMDSKVVLASRYEHVCYDMEVDEFVNVKRLSDFDAWKMFREKVGRNINLPGVEEIARLVVNECAGLPLLIDRVARNFRKKDNINLWRDGLRSLRRWPDIKVQGMEEVLEFLKFCYDDLDDETQKICFLYSALYPEEYDIFVDYLLECWKARGFICDVVDFLEARDRGHSILSDLLDVSLLERSKKMKHVRMNKVIRNMALKISSDSKDSTFLVKAREGLQEPPTEEEWKGVSGISLMDNKLHSLPEAVDCEDLRTLLLQRNHELTLIPESFFQSMPKLQVLDLHGCGCRSLPSSISSLTSLTALYLNSCRDLMELPADMKALRKLEVLDIRGSGINYLPVQIGHLLQLRCLRISLSNSCIGSLIQGQSRFAQISQNIISRLRWLEELTIDVDPHNQWWDGVVKTITKEVATLTRLTSLSFCFPSVDCLKIFVTSSSLWKNFSFTFRFSVGYHECTSYQILEHFEYEISRCLKYADGEGVDHAIKKVLAEADAFELIRHKGISSISEFGIESINKMRGCLIEGCTDIEFIIDGTHATEPSLGCLEKMVIKNAPRLASIFAGPVHSGSLGRLTTLSIYKCPKLLMIFSCGVIQQLSELQHLRVEECHEIREIIMRVENSILEPGSLPKLKTLILIDLPKLRSIWVDNSLEWASLEGITVYMCQSLIRLPFGKSNASNLRYIKGQRMWWRMLEWEEDGTEGRLQSLCIFSQ, from the coding sequence ATGGTGGAGGCAGCAGCTGCAGCTTTAGCGGTAGAGGCATATCGGGACGGGAGAAACTTAATATCTTATGTCACTAAAAAATTGGATTATGCTGATGATTTGGAGAAGAACTACAAAAGGCTCACGGAAGAAGCGGACAAGCTTTTCGCAAGGAGGGCTGATGTGGAGGCTCAAGTACGGAAAGATATGATGAAGAGGATCACTAAAGAATGTGACGCATGGATTTCTAGGGTCCGGGTAATCGAGCAAGAGGTTTTGGAGCTGGAAAATGAATTCAAAAAGGGAACGAAGCGAACATGGAGAAAGCGTCGCATTTTGTCCAGATCCACCCTAAGCAGACGCATGGCGAATAAGTGTGAGGAGCTGCATAGCCTTTGGGCAGAGGGAAGAGTTGAAACAGATGTCGTAGTTGAGAAACCACCGGAGCCTGTTAGGGTGATAAATTCCCCAAGAACAGAAAATAAGCCATCACTCCACTGGGCCATCGAAGAGATTCGAGGCCATTTGAGGGATCGGAATGTAAAGAGAATTGGACTATGGGGGACGTTGGGGATAGGGAAAACAACGATCATGCACAACCTGAACAATGACGAAGAGATCGCTAATATGTTCGATATTGTTATCTCTGTCTCTGTATCTGAAGACAATAGTATAGAGAAGTTGCAACGGGCAATACTAAGAAGGCTTAAATTGAATGTCGAAGGAAACAATGATCAGAGTGAAGTTGCGTGGAGAATATCAAAGGAATTGGAAAACAAAAGGTACTTATTTCTTCTGGATGAAGTGTCGGAGACTCTTGAATTACATAGAGTGGGAATCCCTGAAGACGAAATGGATAGCAAGGTTGTCTTGGCAAGCAGATATGAACATGTCTGCTATGATATGGAGGTCGATGAGTTCGTCAATGTGAAGCGATTGTCGGATTTTGATGCTTGGAAAATGTTTCGGGAAAAAGTGGGACGGAACATTAATCTTCCCGGTGTCGAGGAGATTGCGCGCCTTGTTGTGAACGAATGTGCCGGTCTGCCCCTTTTGATTGACAGAGTTGCAAGGAACTTCAGGAAGAAGGACAACATTAATCTATGGAGGGATGGTCTCCGGAGCTTGCGGAGATGGCCAGACATCAAAGTCCAAGGCATGGAGGAAGTGCTCGAGTTTCTAAAATTCTGCTACGATGATCTTGATGATGAGACACAAAAGATTTGTTTCCTCTACAGCGCTTTATATCCCGAAGAGTACGATATCTTTGTGGATTACCTGCTCGAATGTTGGAAGGCCAGAGGTTTTATATGTGACGTGGTTGATTTCTTGGAAGCTCGTGACAGGGGCCATTCCATCTTGAGTGATCTCCTCGATGTTTCCTTACTGGAAAGAAGCAAGAAGATGAAACATGTCAGGATGAATAAAGTCATCCGAAACATGGCTCTTAAGATTTCATCAGATAGCAAGGATTCAACATTTTTGGTGAAAGCCCGTGAAGGGCTGCAAGAGCCCCCAACAGAAGAAGAATGGAAGGGTGTCAGTGGGATCTCCTTGATGGACAACAAGCTGCATAGTTTGCCGGAAGCTGTAGACTGTGAAGATCTCCGGACTCTGTTACTACAGAGAAACCATGAACTCACTCTGATCCCAGAGTCATTCTTTCAATCAATGCCCAAACTCCAAGTTCTAGATCTGCATGGCTGCGGATGCAGATCACTGCCATCGTCAATATCCTCCTTGACGAGTCTGACAGCTCTGTATCTAAATTCCTGCAGAGACTTGATGGAGCTTCCTGCTGACATGAAAGCACTGAGAAAACTCGAGGTGCTTGATATTCGGGGAAGTGGGATTAATTACTTGCCGGTTCAGATTGGCCACTTGCTTCAGTTGAGGTGTCTGAGGATCTCTCTGTCGAACTCGTGCATTGGATCTTTAATCCAGGGGCAATCCAGGTTTGCCCAGATTAGTCAGAACATCATCTCGAGACTTCGTTGGTTGGAAGAGCTCACAATTGATGTGGATCCACATAACCAATGGTGGGATGGGGTTGTGAAGACTATCACAAAGGAGGTGGCTACCTTGACGAGGTTGACTTCTCTCTCGTTCTGCTTTCCTTCTGTCGACTGTTTGAAGATATTTGTCACGAGCAGCTCACTCTGGAAGAACTTCAGCTTCACATTCCGATTTTCTGTTGGATATCATGAATGCACAAGCTATCAGATCTTAGAACATTTTGAGTATGAAATTTCCCGATGCTTGAAATATGCAGATGGAGAAGGTGTTGATCATGCGATTAAGAAGGTACTTGCTGAAGCTGATGCGTTTGAACTAATTCGCCACAAGGGTATCTCGAGTATCTCAGAGTTCGGCATTGAGAGTATCAACAAGATGCGGGGCTGCTTGATCGAAGGATGCACTGATATTGAGTTCATAATCGATGGGACCCACGCAACAGAACCGTCATTGGGATGCTTGGAGAAGATGGTCATAAAAAACGCCCCAAGATTGGCAAGCATTTTTGCAGGCCCTGTCCATTCGGGAAGTCTTGGTCGGTTGACTACCCTAAGCATATATAAGTGCCCGAAGCTGTTGATGATCTTTTCTTGCGGAGTGATCCAACAGCTATCTGAACTTCAACACCTGCGGGTTGAGGAGTGCCATGAGATCAGAGAGATAATCATGAGAGTCGAGAATAGTATTTTAGAACCTGGTTCTCTTCCGAAGCTCAAGACGCTGATACTGATTGACTTGCCCAAGTTGAGAAGCATATGGGTTGACAACTCCTTGGAGTGGGCATCCTTGGAGGGCATCACAGTATATATGTGCCAGTCCCTAATCAGATTGCCCTTCGGCAAGAGTAACGCCAGCAACCTGAGATATATCAAAGGCCAAAGAATGTGGTGGAGGATGTTGGAGTGGGAGGAAGATGGCACTGAAGGGAGGCTCCAATCTCTTTGCATCTTCAGTCAATGA
- the LOC116203780 gene encoding probable disease resistance protein At1g61300 isoform X1, whose protein sequence is MLGIAVDESMVEAAAAALAVEAYRDGRNLISYVTKKLDYADDLEKNYKRLTEEADKLFARRADVEAQVRKDMMKRITKECDAWISRVRVIEQEVLELENEFKKGTKRTWRKRRILSRSTLSRRMANKCEELHSLWAEGRVETDVVVEKPPEPVRVINSPRTENKPSLHWAIEEIRGHLRDRNVKRIGLWGTLGIGKTTIMHNLNNDEEIANMFDIVISVSVSEDNSIEKLQRAILRRLKLNVEGNNDQSEVAWRISKELENKRYLFLLDEVSETLELHRVGIPEDEMDSKVVLASRYEHVCYDMEVDEFVNVKRLSDFDAWKMFREKVGRNINLPGVEEIARLVVNECAGLPLLIDRVARNFRKKDNINLWRDGLRSLRRWPDIKVQGMEEVLEFLKFCYDDLDDETQKICFLYSALYPEEYDIFVDYLLECWKARGFICDVVDFLEARDRGHSILSDLLDVSLLERSKKMKHVRMNKVIRNMALKISSDSKDSTFLVKAREGLQEPPTEEEWKGVSGISLMDNKLHSLPEAVDCEDLRTLLLQRNHELTLIPESFFQSMPKLQVLDLHGCGCRSLPSSISSLTSLTALYLNSCRDLMELPADMKALRKLEVLDIRGSGINYLPVQIGHLLQLRCLRISLSNSCIGSLIQGQSRFAQISQNIISRLRWLEELTIDVDPHNQWWDGVVKTITKEVATLTRLTSLSFCFPSVDCLKIFVTSSSLWKNFSFTFRFSVGYHECTSYQILEHFEYEISRCLKYADGEGVDHAIKKVLAEADAFELIRHKGISSISEFGIESINKMRGCLIEGCTDIEFIIDGTHATEPSLGCLEKMVIKNAPRLASIFAGPVHSGSLGRLTTLSIYKCPKLLMIFSCGVIQQLSELQHLRVEECHEIREIIMRVENSILEPGSLPKLKTLILIDLPKLRSIWVDNSLEWASLEGITVYMCQSLIRLPFGKSNASNLRYIKGQRMWWRMLEWEEDGTEGRLQSLCIFSQ, encoded by the exons ATGCTCGGTATTGCTGTTGATGAAAG TATGGTGGAGGCAGCAGCTGCAGCTTTAGCGGTAGAGGCATATCGGGACGGGAGAAACTTAATATCTTATGTCACTAAAAAATTGGATTATGCTGATGATTTGGAGAAGAACTACAAAAGGCTCACGGAAGAAGCGGACAAGCTTTTCGCAAGGAGGGCTGATGTGGAGGCTCAAGTACGGAAAGATATGATGAAGAGGATCACTAAAGAATGTGACGCATGGATTTCTAGGGTCCGGGTAATCGAGCAAGAGGTTTTGGAGCTGGAAAATGAATTCAAAAAGGGAACGAAGCGAACATGGAGAAAGCGTCGCATTTTGTCCAGATCCACCCTAAGCAGACGCATGGCGAATAAGTGTGAGGAGCTGCATAGCCTTTGGGCAGAGGGAAGAGTTGAAACAGATGTCGTAGTTGAGAAACCACCGGAGCCTGTTAGGGTGATAAATTCCCCAAGAACAGAAAATAAGCCATCACTCCACTGGGCCATCGAAGAGATTCGAGGCCATTTGAGGGATCGGAATGTAAAGAGAATTGGACTATGGGGGACGTTGGGGATAGGGAAAACAACGATCATGCACAACCTGAACAATGACGAAGAGATCGCTAATATGTTCGATATTGTTATCTCTGTCTCTGTATCTGAAGACAATAGTATAGAGAAGTTGCAACGGGCAATACTAAGAAGGCTTAAATTGAATGTCGAAGGAAACAATGATCAGAGTGAAGTTGCGTGGAGAATATCAAAGGAATTGGAAAACAAAAGGTACTTATTTCTTCTGGATGAAGTGTCGGAGACTCTTGAATTACATAGAGTGGGAATCCCTGAAGACGAAATGGATAGCAAGGTTGTCTTGGCAAGCAGATATGAACATGTCTGCTATGATATGGAGGTCGATGAGTTCGTCAATGTGAAGCGATTGTCGGATTTTGATGCTTGGAAAATGTTTCGGGAAAAAGTGGGACGGAACATTAATCTTCCCGGTGTCGAGGAGATTGCGCGCCTTGTTGTGAACGAATGTGCCGGTCTGCCCCTTTTGATTGACAGAGTTGCAAGGAACTTCAGGAAGAAGGACAACATTAATCTATGGAGGGATGGTCTCCGGAGCTTGCGGAGATGGCCAGACATCAAAGTCCAAGGCATGGAGGAAGTGCTCGAGTTTCTAAAATTCTGCTACGATGATCTTGATGATGAGACACAAAAGATTTGTTTCCTCTACAGCGCTTTATATCCCGAAGAGTACGATATCTTTGTGGATTACCTGCTCGAATGTTGGAAGGCCAGAGGTTTTATATGTGACGTGGTTGATTTCTTGGAAGCTCGTGACAGGGGCCATTCCATCTTGAGTGATCTCCTCGATGTTTCCTTACTGGAAAGAAGCAAGAAGATGAAACATGTCAGGATGAATAAAGTCATCCGAAACATGGCTCTTAAGATTTCATCAGATAGCAAGGATTCAACATTTTTGGTGAAAGCCCGTGAAGGGCTGCAAGAGCCCCCAACAGAAGAAGAATGGAAGGGTGTCAGTGGGATCTCCTTGATGGACAACAAGCTGCATAGTTTGCCGGAAGCTGTAGACTGTGAAGATCTCCGGACTCTGTTACTACAGAGAAACCATGAACTCACTCTGATCCCAGAGTCATTCTTTCAATCAATGCCCAAACTCCAAGTTCTAGATCTGCATGGCTGCGGATGCAGATCACTGCCATCGTCAATATCCTCCTTGACGAGTCTGACAGCTCTGTATCTAAATTCCTGCAGAGACTTGATGGAGCTTCCTGCTGACATGAAAGCACTGAGAAAACTCGAGGTGCTTGATATTCGGGGAAGTGGGATTAATTACTTGCCGGTTCAGATTGGCCACTTGCTTCAGTTGAGGTGTCTGAGGATCTCTCTGTCGAACTCGTGCATTGGATCTTTAATCCAGGGGCAATCCAGGTTTGCCCAGATTAGTCAGAACATCATCTCGAGACTTCGTTGGTTGGAAGAGCTCACAATTGATGTGGATCCACATAACCAATGGTGGGATGGGGTTGTGAAGACTATCACAAAGGAGGTGGCTACCTTGACGAGGTTGACTTCTCTCTCGTTCTGCTTTCCTTCTGTCGACTGTTTGAAGATATTTGTCACGAGCAGCTCACTCTGGAAGAACTTCAGCTTCACATTCCGATTTTCTGTTGGATATCATGAATGCACAAGCTATCAGATCTTAGAACATTTTGAGTATGAAATTTCCCGATGCTTGAAATATGCAGATGGAGAAGGTGTTGATCATGCGATTAAGAAGGTACTTGCTGAAGCTGATGCGTTTGAACTAATTCGCCACAAGGGTATCTCGAGTATCTCAGAGTTCGGCATTGAGAGTATCAACAAGATGCGGGGCTGCTTGATCGAAGGATGCACTGATATTGAGTTCATAATCGATGGGACCCACGCAACAGAACCGTCATTGGGATGCTTGGAGAAGATGGTCATAAAAAACGCCCCAAGATTGGCAAGCATTTTTGCAGGCCCTGTCCATTCGGGAAGTCTTGGTCGGTTGACTACCCTAAGCATATATAAGTGCCCGAAGCTGTTGATGATCTTTTCTTGCGGAGTGATCCAACAGCTATCTGAACTTCAACACCTGCGGGTTGAGGAGTGCCATGAGATCAGAGAGATAATCATGAGAGTCGAGAATAGTATTTTAGAACCTGGTTCTCTTCCGAAGCTCAAGACGCTGATACTGATTGACTTGCCCAAGTTGAGAAGCATATGGGTTGACAACTCCTTGGAGTGGGCATCCTTGGAGGGCATCACAGTATATATGTGCCAGTCCCTAATCAGATTGCCCTTCGGCAAGAGTAACGCCAGCAACCTGAGATATATCAAAGGCCAAAGAATGTGGTGGAGGATGTTGGAGTGGGAGGAAGATGGCACTGAAGGGAGGCTCCAATCTCTTTGCATCTTCAGTCAATGA
- the LOC116203794 gene encoding cytochrome c has protein sequence MASFQEAPPGNPKAGEKIFKTKCAQCHTVEKGAGHKQGPNLNGLFGRQSGTTPGYSYSAANKNMAVIWEEKTLYDYLLNPKKYIPGTKMVFPGLKKPQDRADLIAYLKGATSS, from the exons CAAGGCCGGAGAGAAGATCTTCAAGACCAAGTGCGCTCAGTGCCACACCGTCGAAAAAGGCGCCGGCCACAAACAAG GGCCCAACTTGAATGGTCTTTTCGGAAGGCAATCGGGCACTACTCCTGGGTACTCTTATTCGGCTGCCAACAAGAACATGGCCGTTATATGGGAAGAGAAAACATTGTATGACTACTTGCTTAACCCTAAGAAG TACATTCCTGGGACCAAGATGGTGTTCCCTGGTCTGAAGAAGCCACAGGATCGTGCAGATCTAATCGCGTATCTCAAGGGGGCGACTTCTTCTTAA
- the LOC116203780 gene encoding disease resistance protein At4g27190-like isoform X3: protein MLGIAVDESMVEAAAAALAVEAYRDGRNLISYVTKKLDYADDLEKNYKRLTEEADKLFARRADVEAQVRKDMMKRITKECDAWISRVRVIEQEVLELENEFKKGTKRTWRKRRILSRSTLSRRMANKCEELHSLWAEGRVETDVVVEKPPEPVRVINSPRTENKPSLHWAIEEIRGHLRDRNVKRIGLWGTLGIGKTTIMHNLNNDEEIANMFDIVISVSVSEDNSIEKLQRAILRRLKLNVEGNNDQSEVAWRISKELENKRYLFLLDEVSETLELHRVGIPEDEMDSKVVLASRYEHVCYDMEVDEFVNVKRLSDFDAWKMFREKVGRNINLPGVEEIARLVVNECAGLPLLIDRVARNFRKKDNINLWRDGLRSLRRWPDIKVQGMEEVLEFLKFCYDDLDDETQKICFLYSALYPEEYDIFVDYLLECWKARGFICDVVDFLEARDRGHSILSDLLDVSLLERSKKMKHVRMNKVIRNMALKISSDSKDSTFLVKAREGLQEPPTEEEWKGVSGISLMDNKLHSLPEAVDCEDLRTLLLQRNHELTLIPESFFQSMPKLQVLDLHGCGCRSLPSSISSLTSLTALYLNSCRDLMELPADMKALRKLEVLDIRGSGINYLPVQIGHLLQLRCLRISLSNSCIGSLIQGQSRFAQISQNIISRLRWLEELTIDVDPHNQWWDGVVKTITKEVATLTRWRRC from the exons ATGCTCGGTATTGCTGTTGATGAAAG TATGGTGGAGGCAGCAGCTGCAGCTTTAGCGGTAGAGGCATATCGGGACGGGAGAAACTTAATATCTTATGTCACTAAAAAATTGGATTATGCTGATGATTTGGAGAAGAACTACAAAAGGCTCACGGAAGAAGCGGACAAGCTTTTCGCAAGGAGGGCTGATGTGGAGGCTCAAGTACGGAAAGATATGATGAAGAGGATCACTAAAGAATGTGACGCATGGATTTCTAGGGTCCGGGTAATCGAGCAAGAGGTTTTGGAGCTGGAAAATGAATTCAAAAAGGGAACGAAGCGAACATGGAGAAAGCGTCGCATTTTGTCCAGATCCACCCTAAGCAGACGCATGGCGAATAAGTGTGAGGAGCTGCATAGCCTTTGGGCAGAGGGAAGAGTTGAAACAGATGTCGTAGTTGAGAAACCACCGGAGCCTGTTAGGGTGATAAATTCCCCAAGAACAGAAAATAAGCCATCACTCCACTGGGCCATCGAAGAGATTCGAGGCCATTTGAGGGATCGGAATGTAAAGAGAATTGGACTATGGGGGACGTTGGGGATAGGGAAAACAACGATCATGCACAACCTGAACAATGACGAAGAGATCGCTAATATGTTCGATATTGTTATCTCTGTCTCTGTATCTGAAGACAATAGTATAGAGAAGTTGCAACGGGCAATACTAAGAAGGCTTAAATTGAATGTCGAAGGAAACAATGATCAGAGTGAAGTTGCGTGGAGAATATCAAAGGAATTGGAAAACAAAAGGTACTTATTTCTTCTGGATGAAGTGTCGGAGACTCTTGAATTACATAGAGTGGGAATCCCTGAAGACGAAATGGATAGCAAGGTTGTCTTGGCAAGCAGATATGAACATGTCTGCTATGATATGGAGGTCGATGAGTTCGTCAATGTGAAGCGATTGTCGGATTTTGATGCTTGGAAAATGTTTCGGGAAAAAGTGGGACGGAACATTAATCTTCCCGGTGTCGAGGAGATTGCGCGCCTTGTTGTGAACGAATGTGCCGGTCTGCCCCTTTTGATTGACAGAGTTGCAAGGAACTTCAGGAAGAAGGACAACATTAATCTATGGAGGGATGGTCTCCGGAGCTTGCGGAGATGGCCAGACATCAAAGTCCAAGGCATGGAGGAAGTGCTCGAGTTTCTAAAATTCTGCTACGATGATCTTGATGATGAGACACAAAAGATTTGTTTCCTCTACAGCGCTTTATATCCCGAAGAGTACGATATCTTTGTGGATTACCTGCTCGAATGTTGGAAGGCCAGAGGTTTTATATGTGACGTGGTTGATTTCTTGGAAGCTCGTGACAGGGGCCATTCCATCTTGAGTGATCTCCTCGATGTTTCCTTACTGGAAAGAAGCAAGAAGATGAAACATGTCAGGATGAATAAAGTCATCCGAAACATGGCTCTTAAGATTTCATCAGATAGCAAGGATTCAACATTTTTGGTGAAAGCCCGTGAAGGGCTGCAAGAGCCCCCAACAGAAGAAGAATGGAAGGGTGTCAGTGGGATCTCCTTGATGGACAACAAGCTGCATAGTTTGCCGGAAGCTGTAGACTGTGAAGATCTCCGGACTCTGTTACTACAGAGAAACCATGAACTCACTCTGATCCCAGAGTCATTCTTTCAATCAATGCCCAAACTCCAAGTTCTAGATCTGCATGGCTGCGGATGCAGATCACTGCCATCGTCAATATCCTCCTTGACGAGTCTGACAGCTCTGTATCTAAATTCCTGCAGAGACTTGATGGAGCTTCCTGCTGACATGAAAGCACTGAGAAAACTCGAGGTGCTTGATATTCGGGGAAGTGGGATTAATTACTTGCCGGTTCAGATTGGCCACTTGCTTCAGTTGAGGTGTCTGAGGATCTCTCTGTCGAACTCGTGCATTGGATCTTTAATCCAGGGGCAATCCAGGTTTGCCCAGATTAGTCAGAACATCATCTCGAGACTTCGTTGGTTGGAAGAGCTCACAATTGATGTGGATCCACATAACCAATGGTGGGATGGGGTTGTGAAGACTATCACAAAGGAGGTGGCTACCTTGACGAG ATGGAGAAGGTGTTGA